The Glycine soja cultivar W05 chromosome 4, ASM419377v2, whole genome shotgun sequence genomic sequence CCatatatggaaagaaaacacatCTCCCATCAATGAATTCGTTTCAGTGGTGCTCAACAACCCATGTACGCTTGCACCATTTCAGACAAACACACTGAGCTAGTGTCAGGGGCGTGATTATCTCAAAAGTGAGAGTGATCATGGACCATGATCAACTCTAAGTTGGTGGCATTAACTTTGGTTTGGTGGTTAGGTTAGGTGCACCAGAAGATTCTGTCACCGACAAATAGGACTAGAAGTGAACTGAATTATAAAAATCCATGTGtgtataacttatttttattaagttacgtattaatcataaaatatttgattaatcCAATGCCTGATGTTGACATAATTTGTGAACTTTAGAGTCAAGATAAACAAAAGAGGGAAAGCTCAATTTCTTATTTAGGTTGGCGGCCTAAGTTCGGCTTAGCCTGACTCGCCAGCGTTTTCAGCAGTTGTTTACTAGAATTAAATGTTTAGTATTCATGattcaacaagaaaaaaaaaaagtactaacGATTTTTGCTAAACAGAGAAATAGCTTTAGCTATCTGACTCtcaagtatatatattttggataaattttgCAACAaacatctataaaaaaaaactacgtTCTTCAACTTTTTATAAAACTCTCATGTAACTTCTGTATAAATACTTATTAGTTCTCGAACAGGATTGAGGGGATGATCGTACTTCCATCAAATACACATTTAATgctccattttttttctcaaaaatgatTCATGAATACCCACGTATAAATCTACACTGAGAGATAGAGAAGCATATTTATGATAGgtgatttaatatataataagaagAGAGATAGGAAGAAATAAAATGTTGTCAATTGGGTGTATCCATGTATCCTTACTTCAAAAATTTATCATTAGAAATCGTGTACATATATAATCGCGTGTTTGGTTTCCAACCTGTGCATTCATAGCTTTTACGCTTTTGAAGTGAAATTAAAGGTAGACGTGCGTAAGAAAATGCACAAGCAAACACACACTAATTAAAGAGTCCCTGAAATCCTTTACATCCTTTCATATCCATCTTCAATATGTAATGTTGGTGTCACGAACCATATAATCACGAGACATTTTGACCGCCATCACCATATCTGGAAAGAAAGGGCACTCTTCTCAACTGCAACCAAAGGAGGTCAGAATTTTGGGAGAGTAAGAAAAGTGTGGTAACAAATATTCCTTCTCTGGGTTCTGTAACTTCTGTTTCTCTTCTTTGCTGTATAATTATATTCTACTTTGCTTTTACTAACTGCTATGGACCTACTCGTGGATTTTGACTTTATCAGCTATTCCTACTCGTGAACTAAAATAAACTCTCCTTGTCTTTCTCCTAGCTCTCATATCTTTACATTTGAAACATGTGCTATTGTACTCTTCGATCTCGTTCACACACTTTGACCCGTGAATATTGTCTTGTTCTTTTACTCAAGTAGCTTCAATTAGTTTGTAACTTTCCTTTGTCTGAAACTTCCGAACAAAACATTTTGATCACCCAATTCACCCCTATGATGTATACAAATCGGAACAGTTATTGCTCTAATTCGATGATGATGAAAGCCCATCAGTGTCTTGCACCACGTAGCCGTAACATcgagtttttgttcttcttgggtCCAATTCGTTTGCATTATTGCTCGTCTTTTCTCTACCTCCTGCTACAATTTCTGTCGCCATTTCTTGCCAGCTATATTCAATTTCAGACTTTATGATACGGACGAATTCCATtgcattaaaaattcaaaatggtcCATCTTTCTTTTACTCGAGAAAAAATAATGCCTCTATCGTCAtgcatttttaattagtttgtcCCCTTTTGCATCATAGTGAAGACTAACCTCCCATTTCTCCATTTTTGCTCCTGAGGCAGGCTCTATGTGAAAGCTcgatgaagaaaagaaaaatgaacaaGACGACATAAATATTAGAATTATTAAAGATGATTTGTCTCGTTTCGAATTTTGCATCACTAGTTGGTATTGCtatgcttttaatttttatatattactcaGTGGCCCTCCTAAAGACATTCCAAAGGTGATTAAGACGTAGACATTATCATGGATTTGAAcagtttccttttttcttaattcattttgatttttgaatataTGATAGAACTATGCTCCGTGAGAGTATGTTATACATTTTCCATTACCTCATTTTGATAATGTAAGCTGAGAGTAACGTATAATAGAGTAGTGATTACCCTGCCACTAAAATTTCTCCGCCTATCGTGAGTATATGTTAAAGAATTTGACGAGTCAGCTACCAAATAAAGTTCAAATGTGATGAAACGATTGTCACTTGATCTTAGACGAACTAAGACCATTCTTCGTCCGAAAATTCTCTAAATCCTCTGTCGACCTCACACACGACATATACACATAGAAGCAGACTATGTTCTTTTGAGAAGTTGTCTTTCAAACAAAGGTCCTCAATATGACCAGCACCATCCAGCAATTTAAGATCCTGATTGGGTGATTTTTAGTTTtgagtttcaaaatttttaaaaataacaatcagtttttttagttttagtttgaaaaaaaataatttaaaatatgattagttttaaataaactcatttttaaaaatttcatatcatattaaaattagtttaagagTAATTTTGTATGGTGATGACGACAACAATGATACACTGGTGATGTCAACGACGACGACAACAATAAAGATATCAATGGTGATTGCAATGTTGAATGTGGCGATGCCAATAGTGGTGACAATCAGTAGTGGCGATGGAGGTGGTAGAAATATCAGTGGTCTCGATGGTGATGGTGGTTGCGACGACGTTGGCGATGATTGTGGGGGCAATGATGGAGGTGATATTGTTGGTAGTGAAGGTGGTGGTGACAATGACAGTGACGACGGTGATGATGACATTGATGGTGGTAGTGGTAGCGGTGCTAGTGGTGACATCAAGTAGTGGTGGCTACAATGACAAGATCGATTGTAATAGCATTGATGGTGATGGTAGCCATGCTAgtggtgatgatgatgtcgGTGGTAACCAATTATGACGGTAACAACGATGGTGGTGTAGTGGTGGAGATGGTGAAGGTGGCACCGACAATGGTGGCAGTGACAACGACGATGATGATGGTGGTAGCAATTGTGTcagtaaaaaatatcattgtcaAACGTGAGAAATGTGtagttttttaaactaaaaaccaaattcacaaaatatgtattttttagatATGGTGGTGGTCGTCGCGGTTGCGACATGTTGATGGTGATTGTGGTGACAATGATGGGGATAATATTATTGGTAATGATGATGGTGGTGATAATGATGGGAGTAATATTATTGGTAGTGATGATGGTGGTGACAATGGTAATGATGACATTGATGGTGGTAGTGTTAGTTGCTAGTAGTGACATCAAGTAGTGGTGGCTACAATGACTAGGTCGGTTGTAATAGCATTGATGGTGATGGTAACAATGATAGTGATGTCAGTGGTAGCTAATTATGATGGTAACAACGATGGTGGTATAGTGGTGGCGATGACGAAGGTGACACCGGTAGCAGTAACGATTGTGTCATTTGGGAAATGGCCCCGTGAGATAGGTGACGAAGCTTTGACAGCGGCGGCTGACTGTTGTCCTTCTACAATTGGATCTCAATTAGGGTAGTTCATGATTCTTTCGGATCAAAATTTCAAGTGCTGATTTCGGAATGGAATAAAGAAGCAGGGGGTTCTCATATTCTCTGTCAAaatggattttttgttttgggatGGTTAGTTCtaaattaatattcttttaaacagttttaattaggtttcattaattatattcttataCCTATACATTTATAGGCTAGTGGATTTAAGTTTGTGCATTACGTTTAtgtaatgatttatttttttgaaatggaCATCATTAAAGTGAGCTTTTATCTCATCCaataaaacatgtttaacaAACCTAACTATTTACTAGTTATGCTGTGCATTGTTGGTGATTAACTTCCCCCTAAATAAGGTTATTTACTCTCTTCTTATTTATGAACAGTATGTAAACGTGAGGATTGGTTTGATAATGCAAATTGAATCTTACATCAATTTGCATAAAACATTAGCAGAGAAGAGGATAAAAACAAATTGGATCCTGCCTGATGCCTCATACTTATGCTACGAACAGAATTACTTTTTTCCGACATTACtttagaaaattattatatatgggCCTTGAATTTTATATGGTAATGAGCTTATCATATTGTGCTTACTTGCACCACTTGGAAATTAACACTTCGCCACTAACTACAGAATACAGTTATTCTAAGTATCTACACTGCACTAAGCTGCTCAAATACGTGACTATGCCCTTTTTTAGTTGATGAGTTCCCCACCACTTTCTCCTCTCATGCTAATTTGGCGTGCTTaatatacacaatttttatGCCTGCAACATAGAAAACTTAGTGTTGGATGTATCCATAGTTCCATACTGGTTGTTGAACTGAAGTCTGCGACTACCCATCATGTAATTTCCACTCACACTAAATACAATTGGGCGATACCTTTGCCAAAATGGGATTGACTCAGTGGAGATGTCTAAGACTTATCTTGGTTGACTAATCGTATACTAATTAATGGTCAAAATCCATTGTACATCGTAATTAATCTTCTCTGTTAGTGTTACCTTGTAAAGCTGACTGGATCAAATTTGGTGATGATATTGGAACATCATACTAAACAAGGCAAGCAgaggaaaagtaaaaatattcaaTGTGTTCCCATTACCAATCCACTTAGCACAAGATAATTGATTTCTGAAATTCTGATCGAGAAACAATTCTTCTTTTCTGTAAAACGTGTTAGTATTGGCATATGATTTAACCTAGAAACATTGTATTATTTGTATAAACCTTTAATCAATTTAACTATACATATGTCATGCATGCATATATCGGTTAAAACTTCCATCTAGCTAGATCATTTTCTTTTCCATACTTATGGAAACTTCATTGCCCTTGAATTCTTTCTACACTACTTAGTTCACTAATTAACGTACTTAAAAACATTAGCATGAATCAAAGAAAGAATGATATTGGAGAAGAGTTCAACCtacacatttatatatattttttatcatattacctatcacatttatcattttctctttttatttttcttatttttatcttggtctactcaaaacaaaataaactattAGAAGTTTcacattaaatcaaataaattatctGATGTGATACTTAAGTCATGTGACTCTCCCACCAACTAGATTAATTTTAGGTTGAACTCTTTCTACTTAACTCCTAAAAATTGATGTTTCGATCAATAATCAatctatgaaaaaaattatagattgaattaagacataaactaaaaaaaagattctTATACAATCTAATTAGTTCTTCTCATGACTTTCTTTGTACATGTGTCCAAATAATCATCTTAACTaaatttctatcattttttcctcaattagtactacatcaattttttctcaatataataatgttttttcGCCATTTTAGCCGTATTGTTCATATCTTATGCGTGTGACAttcttgttaattttatttcaacaatGCCTGGTTTGTGGTTTTAACTATACACAAAGCACTGTTGTCCAATTGTCCTCGAATTATTTCTGCACTACTCAGTTCACTGATTAAGTACATAAAGCCTAGTAGAAAAATGGTATACTAGCACCAGAGACAAGAGCATCATGTTCATTAATTTTGGCAACAAAGCCAGCTTCAGGTTAGTGATGGACTCATTACGCTTGGTTCTCCAGTTTGGAGATGGATCCTCTCCATTTCCTTTTTCCTCCACTTCCTCCATTTCTTCCATTTGTATAagcttttagaaaaataaatcaaatgaaGATGATGCACTCTTTATGGGAAGTAacatttattttctcaaaagcttaataataaaagaaatggaaagaaaaagaaatgaaaaggatcCAAATCCCTCTGGTTTTAGATTCGTGTTGCGCATGTACAAGTCTACAAGAGTATCATGTTCATTAATCATTAGATATGCTGTTTCAATTTAATGTTTGTCCGTGACATGGGCACTGATCGATGTACTTACTAGAATTGATCATTGAAAGGTAAAAAGCGTTTTATTAGAtcgatgctttggctccaagaagCAAAGTCTTGTTTACTACTGAACATCAGAAGTTTATTAACGTCCTGATATTGAATATTCAATCATGAACATAAAATTTGTAACACACGGCACTCCCACGTTCTGTTTTGCATCATATTCTGCTTTGTACTTCTCTTCAATAAATCATCAAGCTTATTCATTGATGTTGTTTGAGTAGTACACCGGGTGACGTGTGACAAGAAAGTCATATCCTATACGAACAATACATTTAGTTAAAGAAAATGTTAAATGAACACCCTTTCCATCCATTCAACATctagacaaaaagaaaaatagataggtttaatgaaatttatgatgtgatagaaaaaaagataaaaagaagttaaaagTTGATGGAGTGTTTAAAATAATGAGATATTTTTGTGTATTATTActcttaattaaattgattacgcACTTGGATTGATGACGTTGTAAAATCaagaagattatatatataaaatgagaaattttgAGACATTTTTAATAGTTGGTGAAATTTGATGAGGTGAACTCTTGAGTGAAAGAAGATTTTGAGTAGAAAATTGATGCCAAAAAGTCAATTTTACTTggtgaaaaaatgaaagaattaaagaaagaaatacaCACTTGATCACTGACTCGGTATATTCAATATTGATTTTTGCATGAGGGAAGCGTGAAATAGTGATTGGTTGTAGAGCTAGCATGGTATGCCATAGATTCCACAAACATACTCTCAAAATTAGTCGTTCTTTCTTGTTCATATTTATTGTAAGGGTGTAACTCTTGTCTCCACCAAGAATTTTGTATGGAGTATAGATTACAGTTGTCATTGAAATGTTTTCCtccacaaaaatcacaatttatcaGTGGTGGGTGATTGACTCTTGATCGTGTGTTGTCAAGATACTCAGTCTACCTCTTAACAAGATCTTTCATCTTTAAAAATTTTTCCATGGATCAAGTTCTTCTTAGGTTTCACCCTACAAGCATAGACTcacaagaatatttttttttgaaataagagtgaataaagaaaaactgaaaatagtttttttttttgaaaaaaaaaagttagaggataaaattgattgttttaaAATTGGACTATGCAACAAACAAGTACAAAGAAACAAAGTCTCCAGGCGCtaaaaacttgttaactcgttggcaagtgtaccaaatttgtcacaagtagtaaagtactcggaagttcgagtgtcgaatccacatacactttgtttgtacttagattgatgAAAACCCAATTAAAAATaacagataaagaaagatagaagataaggtaaagatttaaaagaaaagataaaagatttaaagataaaaatcaaagatagaaaagctaaaatatttaaattaaaagatgacaaagataagaaaaatagaagataaagaaagataagataagaaaattaaaagataagaaaaataaaagattaagatgaaGATAAAGACAGATACGTTCAGAATGTGATAATGTTGGAATCTAACTTGTCttatttgcctaagatgtattattttatatttttctctatcaatttgGTGAATTTTTTCCTACCCACTGGTCTCACGATGATAAGTCTATCTTACCTATTTATCTCCCAAATGTATTTGCAAAAACTcaaaaatgcatgaagttctaatgcTAGATGTTTGCTTTAATGCATAgacataatgcaatcactctatgtctagcaatgattttattaagatattatttccttttagttctattagaaattaccgTATGTCAAGCGACTAAtccctaaaactgatgcatgaaaaacattccttgtttttctattaaggattaccctctgtcgagcacctaacccttaaagatgatgcaaggatgaatgatacatgaaattaaaataagaaaggataaaaggataataggaaagaaaacacttGTTTGAATTAACAAATATGAAGTGTAAAATGCATCTTTTGACTTTTTAGGCCTgccctaactaagggtttagcctctcatagccaCAAGAGGCCTTACACTTGAAAAGGTGTGTAGAAATTGATAGAGGAGAAGGGAtgaaaaaaagacataaaaagaagGATTTCCCCTATTTGAGTCTGGGGGGTGGTGTGGGGTGATGTCTTTTCTCTTTGGCTTGACTTCATTTTTATAGCTACTAGAATGGATTTGGGTTTGATTCTCTTTTCTATAGTTGTTGGAGTAGATTTGGAGTTAAtgccaaaaaaaattcttatttatatttttcatattttttaattttttttcttttaatctctcCTTTTTATATCTgtaaactataaataaataaaatattaattgttaatatttaagccaaaaataacctctaaataaatattttaaaaatattttcaatatatttttattataaaaaataattcatatttaaaagttatgaaataGATGCAAATAATGCATATCATTTGACATAAGGAGTGTGTTGGGACACGGTGACCTTGAACAGGAATCTACTGCTTTAACATCGATGCTACCACCTTTGCATGGCCTATTATTTCCACTCACACACCTTATTCTGTATCTCCTTCCACACGCTGCGCCGTTATCCCACAACCCTTCAATCACTGCCACAAATAGATTTCCCGGAGGAAACTTCCCTGGCCTATTCCCATCACAAGCAGTAGCTGCCAGAACATGAACAACCAATtaattagaagaaaattaattgaACATTTGATTCAAATAATGTTGTGTCGTATTTTTCCACTATTATAGCTATTGTACTTTCCGATGCATGCAGGAAATTTAGATTTATATTACTCGTTTATAGGGCATCTAGATTGgagagaaattaataaattatgggTTCAATTGTTATTGAGTTCAATTTCTTTAATTAGAGACGAAGACGAACGTTGTTAGAAGAAAATGCCCCACTAAAAGTGAAGTTTTTTGGTAAAGATCAACAGGCTTGAAAAGATTACGAAGAGGAAGAGCTTCACGATGATTTGGGAATTAGGACAAGATTATAAGCTAGGATTAATTTTGCTTAATGGTAGTACATTCCGCGCGCTACCTCTCAATTTATAACCATCATGATATCTTACTGTGTCAGGCTATTCAATTTATCTCAATTTGTTCAACTCATACTTTACTTCAATGATTTCTtcgtctaaaaaaattaattttccattATCCACTTATGGAAATCCTTAATGCAAACTAACACCAATAACTAAGATGGACTTTGAAGAACTAAGAACTGATAAGTGGAAGACTACGATGGTTGAATAAAAATGAGTCAAggagtatttttcttcttctaataattgtataatttactATATGCAGACTGATAAAGTGATAATCTTTTGTATTATCTCATTCTTCCTATTGTTTTTAAGAGATTTTAAgccacttattttaaaatttcaactcATTTTGTTcgcaaataaattaattttagaatattagaataaaagatattatctgttttattttttgagcttttattgtgatttttttgtttttgtatttttgtaaatttatttttgcgAAGGAGATTAAAGCtctaatgaattaaaaataaagctaAAAGAGTAGCTCATAAGAAAATCTTTAAGAGTCTTAAACCTTTCACTTTAACATTATCTATAAAAGGGTACAAGAAAAGAgggaaatataaaatattttttaacttattttcaaaacatttttacattgattttaaaaaaattataaatttaatttttaattttaaaaaaaagcatatactttctacatttaataataacaacattttttgttgttaCCATCATCACTTTTACCATGATCATTATAATCACCACCATTGACATGTCTATCATCACAATAGTCATTGATACCACTATAAATATATTGTCATTATTGTCACTATTATCGTCATCATCACATAAAAAcacttttaaactaattttataaagatatgaaactttcaaaataaatttattttgaaaccaaaaattgaagaaaaaaataaaactaaacacatttcaaaaactgatttagtttttcttgaaactaaaattagaaacgggttataattttttaaaaatttaaaactaaactaaaaattaCCTTAAACGGGGGCTAAAAACTCAACCATTCCAAATAGACTATAAGCTAACGTGGGTAATTACAGGAAATGGTGTGGCGGTGTAAAGGGGCACGAATGATAGAAAACGGGGAAATTTTTTAGAAGggaaatttatgtaatttggGTTTTATTAAGTCTTTATTaagctttttatatttatgtaaatttttagGTTGTTGCTTCTTGCACTTCCAAGTTGTTTCCTACAtcctttttggattttttttactttcggATTGGTCATTCTGATAGTTAAAATCTATAATTATTCTGGAATGTAATTTTACGTTTTGGATTCGTAATTCCAAAAGCCGAAAAAGAGGTGCAGAAAACAACTTGGAGGTGTAAGAGACACCAACAAAAGTTTTATTGGTTTATTTGGGCCATTTATTGGGCCTTCGTAATGCAATGTAGGCTTGGACAGTTAGAGGCGGGGAACGTTTTACGATTCGGCTGTAATATGGGCATGTGTCTTATACTCTTTTCTAAAATCAGTAAATTTatagcttataaaaaaatgtttgtatcatattattactttttaaagtagaagaaaataaattattactagTTTTCACATAGTTCATTAACGACAATAAAAATCTAATAGTTAAATGCTTAATCTTACCTACAAAAGAAAAGGTcaaatgatataatttaattttaacacattttttaactatttcttgcgagaaacaacttattttttttaccattaattaattaaagaagagAACGAGTaagactttaatatttttttgccacaTTCTTTTAGtactatattaattaaataaaaatgatagcaACACAttctttaacaaaatttttCTCACATACTTTTTTACTATAGTCAAAATTTGTTAGATATTATAAAATTGTGGGTGACTTATTAAATTTGAAGtgaaattcacaatttttttttatttctaacaaTCATGAATAGTGTGTTAAaaaatgtactttttttttactgcaaaaaaGAATTGTACTATAGAATAtgttattaacattattttagttaaaatttattggattgagtttattaaataaaaaatgagacccAAATTTTTCCACGacttttagtaaattttaagtaacaataaaata encodes the following:
- the LOC114408329 gene encoding hyphally regulated cell wall protein 3-like, encoding MVIAMLNVAMPIVVTISSGDGGGRNISGLDGDGGCDDVGDDCGGNDGGDIVGSEGGGDNDSDDGDDDIDGGSGSGASGDINGGDGEGGTDNGGSDNDDDDGGSNCIWWWSSRLRHVDGDCGDNDGDNIIGNDDGGDNDGSNIIGSDDGGDNGNDDIDGGSVSC